The following DNA comes from Metopolophium dirhodum isolate CAU chromosome 8, ASM1992520v1, whole genome shotgun sequence.
tatttacgtagagccttgttttaaatgttcaatccttagccataaaagttaaacattttatacgtttttaactacaaaataattaataaattataaatttgataaatgttgtcaaaatttgaactttaaatgcttataaaaaaatattgtgcctatgtatttttcaataaagtaatataaatcgcaacttatattttatcgcaaataaaattattgagcttggttataaaatatttatatgcctATTTACTTTAATAGGTATAAGTTCTGAGgttcgatttttataatattcaactaaacacttgtaaataaatatttgtaataagtaTCTCATACATAATCATGATAACATAATGaagtatttataggtatatctaattatattgtacgcgtGTACGAAGATTTAAAATTCAGTTAAATGTccacctatttttaatttttcgatattaaataatagtattatgtttaaaatcatttttgttttctgGCTTCAATCAGAAAACATGACaacgtatatcatattataaagtcACGCCTTAAAACGGTTTTTTGAAAAACGTCATCATTTGTTATTCTGCAGCCTAACTGTTAGTCATTCTAATATTTTGTCTACAATTATAACTTACTTATAACCGCTAACAATGTACTGTGTAAACGAGTTCACCGTCCGGTTGTTGCTGATCGCCGTATTGTTGAACTTACGAAAAATTACGGATATTGTGCGCAAATTTCACCGAAACTGGATTGAACTGGAAAACGGTGACTCCAGATTTGATCTGGTTTGTGGCTGTTGCAAATCGAAGGACACGCCGGTTGGTCAAGCCGATTGCAACACCGActtcgcaataataataacattataataatttatgtgattATTCTTGTGTTTAAGGCGAACGACGAGACCGAAGGAAGGACGAAGAGACACGCATTCACGCAAGTAGATCTTCCGGGATCGCGGCCCCGCCGACGCCACGGCCGCCGTTCCCAAAAATCCACTTGTCAGTCACAGAATGTCGCCACTGAAAGCGTAGCCGTCGCTCGCTCCGACTTTCCGCGACCGCCTCTGCCGGTACAAAACTTCGGCCCGGCTGTCTACACGACGACGTGGCAGCCACAGAATTTCGCCACTGAAAACGTAGCCGTCGCTCACTCCGGCTTTGCGCGACCGCCTCTGCCGGTACAAAACTTCGGCCCGGCTGTCTACTCGACGTGGCAGCCACCGAATTTCGGTATGGGACTTGTGGCCGCAGCTCGCTCAAGGTTTCCACCGCCGACGCTGCCGATGCAAAACTTCGGCCCAGCCGTGTACACGTGGCAGCCTGCACGGCCCCCGAGAATGGTGAGAGTGCCAGCCCCTCGCTTCGGGTTtccgcgaccgccgc
Coding sequences within:
- the LOC132950980 gene encoding uncharacterized protein LOC132950980; translated protein: MRGANDETEGRTKRHAFTQVDLPGSRPRRRHGRRSQKSTCQSQNVATESVAVARSDFPRPPLPVQNFGPAVYTTTWQPQNFATENVAVAHSGFARPPLPVQNFGPAVYSTWQPPNFGMGLVAAARSRFPPPTLPMQNFGPAVYTWQPARPPRMVRVPAPRFGFPRPPPPTYYVGPVHCRTSV